In one window of Rhinopithecus roxellana isolate Shanxi Qingling chromosome 15, ASM756505v1, whole genome shotgun sequence DNA:
- the CLNS1A gene encoding methylosome subunit pICln isoform X4, producing the protein MSFLKSFPPPGPAEGLLRQQPDTEAVLNGKGLGTGTLYIAESRLSWLDGSGLGFSLEYPTISLHALSRDRSDCLGEHLYVMVNAKFEEQGQGDIPTFYTYEEGLSHLTAEGQATLERLEGMLSQSVSSQYNMAGVRTEDSIRDYEDGMEVDTTPTVAGQFEDADVDH; encoded by the exons ATGAGCTTCCTCAAAAGTTTCCCGCCTCCTGGGCCGGCGGAGGGGCTCCTGCGGCAACAACCAGACACCGAGGCTGTGCTGAACGGGAAGGGCCTCGGCACTGGTACCCTTTACATCGCTGAGAG cCGCCTCTCTTGGTTAGATGGTTCTGGATTAGGATTCTCACTGGAATACCCCACCATTAGTTTACATGCATTATCCAGGGACCGAAGTGACTGTCTAGGAGAGCATTTGTATGTTATGGTGAATGCCAAATTTGAAG aaCAAGGACAGGGGGACATccctacattttacacctatgaAGAAGGATTATCCCATCTAACAGCAGAAGGCCAAGCCACATTGGAGAGATTAGAAGGAATGCTCTCTCAGTCTGTGAGCAGCCAGTATAATATGGCTGGGGTCAGGACAGAAGATTCAATAAGAGATTATGAAG atGGGATGGAGGTGGATACCACACCAACAGTTGCTGGACAGTTTGAGGATGCAGATGTTGATCACTGA
- the CLNS1A gene encoding methylosome subunit pICln isoform X2, with amino-acid sequence MSFLKSFPPPGPAEGLLRQQPDTEAVLNGKGLGTGTLYIAESRLSWLDGSGLGFSLEYPTISLHALSRDRSDCLGEHLYVMVNAKFEVEAMFTAMCECQALHPDPEDEDSDDYDGEEYDVEAHEQGQGDIPTFYTYEEGLSHLTAEGQATLERLEGMLSQSVSSQYNMAGVRTEDSIRDYEDGMEVDTTPTVAGQFEDADVDH; translated from the exons ATGAGCTTCCTCAAAAGTTTCCCGCCTCCTGGGCCGGCGGAGGGGCTCCTGCGGCAACAACCAGACACCGAGGCTGTGCTGAACGGGAAGGGCCTCGGCACTGGTACCCTTTACATCGCTGAGAG cCGCCTCTCTTGGTTAGATGGTTCTGGATTAGGATTCTCACTGGAATACCCCACCATTAGTTTACATGCATTATCCAGGGACCGAAGTGACTGTCTAGGAGAGCATTTGTATGTTATGGTGAATGCCAAATTTGAAG TGGAGGCGATGTTCACTGCAATGTGCGAGTGCCAGGCCTTGCATCCAGATCCTGAGGATGAGGATTCAGATGACTACGATGGAGAAGAATATGATGTGGAAGCGCATG aaCAAGGACAGGGGGACATccctacattttacacctatgaAGAAGGATTATCCCATCTAACAGCAGAAGGCCAAGCCACATTGGAGAGATTAGAAGGAATGCTCTCTCAGTCTGTGAGCAGCCAGTATAATATGGCTGGGGTCAGGACAGAAGATTCAATAAGAGATTATGAAG atGGGATGGAGGTGGATACCACACCAACAGTTGCTGGACAGTTTGAGGATGCAGATGTTGATCACTGA
- the CLNS1A gene encoding methylosome subunit pICln isoform X3 translates to MSFLKSFPPPGPAEGLLRQQPDTEAVLNGKGLGTGTLYIAESRLSWLDGSGLGFSLEYPTISLHALSRDRSDCLGEHLYVMVNAKFEEESKEPVADEEEEDSDDDVEPITEFRFVPSDKSALEAMFTAMCECQALHPDPEDEDSDDYDGEEYDVEAHDGMEVDTTPTVAGQFEDADVDH, encoded by the exons ATGAGCTTCCTCAAAAGTTTCCCGCCTCCTGGGCCGGCGGAGGGGCTCCTGCGGCAACAACCAGACACCGAGGCTGTGCTGAACGGGAAGGGCCTCGGCACTGGTACCCTTTACATCGCTGAGAG cCGCCTCTCTTGGTTAGATGGTTCTGGATTAGGATTCTCACTGGAATACCCCACCATTAGTTTACATGCATTATCCAGGGACCGAAGTGACTGTCTAGGAGAGCATTTGTATGTTATGGTGAATGCCAAATTTGAAG aagaatCAAAAGAACCTGTTGCtgatgaagaagaggaagacagtgatgatgatgttgaACCTATTACTGAATTTAGATTTGTGCCTAGTGATAAATCAGCAT TGGAGGCGATGTTCACTGCAATGTGCGAGTGCCAGGCCTTGCATCCAGATCCTGAGGATGAGGATTCAGATGACTACGATGGAGAAGAATATGATGTGGAAGCGCATG atGGGATGGAGGTGGATACCACACCAACAGTTGCTGGACAGTTTGAGGATGCAGATGTTGATCACTGA
- the CLNS1A gene encoding methylosome subunit pICln isoform X1: MSFLKSFPPPGPAEGLLRQQPDTEAVLNGKGLGTGTLYIAESRLSWLDGSGLGFSLEYPTISLHALSRDRSDCLGEHLYVMVNAKFEEESKEPVADEEEEDSDDDVEPITEFRFVPSDKSALEAMFTAMCECQALHPDPEDEDSDDYDGEEYDVEAHEQGQGDIPTFYTYEEGLSHLTAEGQATLERLEGMLSQSVSSQYNMAGVRTEDSIRDYEDGMEVDTTPTVAGQFEDADVDH; this comes from the exons ATGAGCTTCCTCAAAAGTTTCCCGCCTCCTGGGCCGGCGGAGGGGCTCCTGCGGCAACAACCAGACACCGAGGCTGTGCTGAACGGGAAGGGCCTCGGCACTGGTACCCTTTACATCGCTGAGAG cCGCCTCTCTTGGTTAGATGGTTCTGGATTAGGATTCTCACTGGAATACCCCACCATTAGTTTACATGCATTATCCAGGGACCGAAGTGACTGTCTAGGAGAGCATTTGTATGTTATGGTGAATGCCAAATTTGAAG aagaatCAAAAGAACCTGTTGCtgatgaagaagaggaagacagtgatgatgatgttgaACCTATTACTGAATTTAGATTTGTGCCTAGTGATAAATCAGCAT TGGAGGCGATGTTCACTGCAATGTGCGAGTGCCAGGCCTTGCATCCAGATCCTGAGGATGAGGATTCAGATGACTACGATGGAGAAGAATATGATGTGGAAGCGCATG aaCAAGGACAGGGGGACATccctacattttacacctatgaAGAAGGATTATCCCATCTAACAGCAGAAGGCCAAGCCACATTGGAGAGATTAGAAGGAATGCTCTCTCAGTCTGTGAGCAGCCAGTATAATATGGCTGGGGTCAGGACAGAAGATTCAATAAGAGATTATGAAG atGGGATGGAGGTGGATACCACACCAACAGTTGCTGGACAGTTTGAGGATGCAGATGTTGATCACTGA